In Virgibacillus sp. NKC19-16, a single genomic region encodes these proteins:
- the sigW gene encoding RNA polymerase sigma factor SigW, with translation MEQLIRDKIRQVKKGDQSAFEDVIALYQDKIYRHCFRMIGNTHEAEDIAQEAFIRAYVNIQSFDDRRKFSTWLYRIATNLTIDHIRKRKPDYYLDDKIKGTEGLDMYSQLTSRDPSPGEQVESQELQRSIHQEILRLPPKYRSIIILRYLEEFSLQEISDTLDIPLGTVKTRIHRGREALRRKLRYV, from the coding sequence ATGGAGCAACTAATTAGAGATAAAATAAGACAGGTGAAAAAAGGGGATCAATCCGCTTTTGAAGATGTGATCGCATTATATCAAGATAAAATTTATCGACATTGCTTTCGCATGATTGGGAATACACATGAGGCGGAGGATATAGCACAGGAAGCCTTTATTCGGGCATATGTGAATATCCAGTCGTTTGATGATCGCAGGAAATTTTCGACATGGCTATATCGCATTGCCACGAATCTAACGATTGATCATATTCGAAAACGAAAGCCGGACTATTATCTTGATGATAAGATCAAAGGCACTGAGGGTTTGGATATGTATTCCCAGTTGACCAGCAGAGACCCGTCTCCAGGTGAACAGGTGGAGAGTCAGGAATTGCAGAGATCTATACATCAGGAGATCTTAAGGCTACCACCGAAATATCGGAGTATCATTATTCTGCGTTATTTAGAGGAATTTTCCCTTCAGGAGATCAGTGATACCCTGGATATTCCACTCGGAACGGTTAAAACCCGCATTCATCGTGGAAGGGAAGCGTTAAGGAGAAAATTGCGTTATGTGTAA